A window of the Butyricimonas faecalis genome harbors these coding sequences:
- a CDS encoding TrmH family RNA methyltransferase, which produces MHTVKEQVEYLSEFVTDYKNDLFRRLIAERTSYVTMVLEDFYQQHNCSAVLRSCDCFGIQNVHVIENTNTFKDNSEISMGAADWLTVHRHRKRENNTEETIDMLKSQGYRIVATTPHERDTFIDDIDLHKGKMAFFMGTELTGLSDDVLSRADEFVKVPMYGFTESYNVSVCAALLMYSVVQRLRQTDINWHLSEEERYQVLFAWYKRSIKASAQILERFNHNE; this is translated from the coding sequence ATGCATACTGTAAAAGAACAAGTTGAGTATCTGAGCGAATTTGTGACGGATTATAAAAATGACTTGTTCCGTCGGTTAATCGCGGAGCGGACGAGTTATGTCACGATGGTTCTTGAAGATTTCTACCAGCAACATAATTGTAGTGCCGTCTTGCGTTCATGCGATTGTTTCGGGATTCAAAATGTACATGTAATTGAAAATACGAATACTTTCAAGGATAATTCCGAGATTTCGATGGGTGCTGCCGACTGGTTGACGGTTCATCGGCATCGGAAGAGAGAGAATAACACGGAGGAAACAATCGACATGTTGAAATCACAGGGATACCGGATCGTGGCGACAACCCCGCATGAACGGGATACTTTTATTGATGATATCGACCTCCACAAAGGGAAAATGGCTTTTTTCATGGGAACGGAATTGACGGGATTGTCGGACGACGTGTTGTCCCGGGCCGACGAGTTCGTGAAAGTACCCATGTACGGTTTTACGGAGAGTTATAACGTGAGCGTGTGTGCCGCCCTACTGATGTATAGCGTGGTACAGCGTTTGCGACAGACAGATATAAATTGGCATTTATCGGAAGAAGAACGCTATCAGGTTTTGTTCGCTTGGTACAAGCGTTCGATTAAAGCTTCGGCCCAGATATTGGAACGATTTAATCATAACGAGTGA
- a CDS encoding HU family DNA-binding protein, with translation MNKAQLIDAIAEKAGLTKADSKKALEAFVATIGESLKKDEKVALVGFGSFSVSERSARSGRNPQTGKTIQIPAKKVVRFKAGAELEGQL, from the coding sequence ATGAATAAAGCTCAATTAATTGACGCGATTGCTGAAAAAGCTGGTTTGACAAAAGCAGATTCTAAAAAAGCATTAGAGGCTTTTGTAGCTACAATCGGAGAATCTTTGAAAAAAGATGAAAAAGTAGCCTTGGTTGGTTTCGGATCTTTCTCTGTATCTGAAAGAAGTGCAAGATCAGGTAGAAATCCGCAAACCGGGAAAACGATCCAAATCCCGGCAAAGAAGGTGGTGAGATTTAAAGCTGGTGCTGAATTGGAAGGCCAACTATAA
- a CDS encoding DUF5723 family protein, translating into MKKSFTFLKVSYIAMLLSVMSISEGFAQGLRTSYFMDNVPSRLKMNPALQPARGYFNIPAIGAIGLSASSNKLSIDDFIDIIQNKNGFLNSDQFINRLDNKNTMNIDLTLDLISFGIYSGKGFWTVNLGARSIISASIPKSMFELARYANTNPELDENVNLNYDIKDMELHANIFTEIGLGYSRPVTKDLTVGGRVKLLVGLGNLDAKIDQIYAHVNTDDLASYQSWKVKTKGRLEASMKGLEFSYNSDSGYIDDIDFDSPGISGYGLGLDLGASYNLFGCINLSAAIIDLGFINWTKSSTTIATTNSEHDYGDFANSGSDEYDPDNTEAGDVFDFDLIQFQTEENAKSRSTSLRSTLNLGAEYTLLNNKLGFGLLSSTQFTQPEAYSELTISANYRPKNWFGVSLSYSFLHSDFETLGIGLKLGSIFIGSDYLMTKSLGDANRANVYLGVSVPLGKKRQDYRRK; encoded by the coding sequence ATGAAAAAAAGTTTTACCTTTTTGAAAGTTAGCTACATAGCTATGTTATTGAGTGTTATGAGCATTTCCGAGGGGTTCGCGCAAGGACTGAGAACTTCTTATTTTATGGACAACGTTCCGTCCAGACTTAAAATGAACCCAGCCTTACAGCCCGCTAGAGGATATTTTAATATTCCCGCTATCGGTGCCATCGGATTATCTGCCTCTTCGAACAAATTAAGTATCGATGATTTTATCGACATTATCCAAAATAAGAATGGCTTTTTGAATAGTGATCAGTTTATAAATCGTCTGGACAACAAGAACACGATGAACATCGACCTGACGCTGGACCTTATTTCCTTTGGTATTTACAGCGGGAAAGGGTTTTGGACGGTAAACCTGGGAGCGCGCTCCATTATTAGTGCCTCTATCCCGAAGAGTATGTTTGAACTTGCCCGTTACGCCAATACCAATCCGGAACTCGACGAGAATGTCAATCTTAATTATGATATTAAGGACATGGAGCTCCATGCAAATATTTTCACTGAAATAGGATTAGGGTATTCCCGTCCGGTAACAAAGGATTTGACTGTCGGCGGACGCGTGAAATTATTAGTCGGGTTAGGAAATTTGGACGCCAAAATAGATCAGATTTACGCACACGTAAATACCGACGACCTTGCAAGTTATCAATCTTGGAAAGTTAAAACAAAAGGACGCTTGGAGGCTTCCATGAAAGGCTTGGAATTCTCTTATAATTCAGACAGCGGATACATTGATGATATTGATTTCGATTCTCCCGGGATTTCCGGTTATGGATTGGGTCTTGATTTAGGTGCAAGTTACAATTTATTTGGTTGCATTAACTTATCAGCAGCCATTATTGACCTCGGTTTTATCAATTGGACAAAATCATCTACCACAATCGCCACGACGAACAGTGAACATGATTACGGTGACTTCGCCAATTCCGGCTCAGATGAATACGATCCGGACAATACTGAAGCAGGAGATGTTTTTGACTTCGACTTGATTCAATTCCAAACGGAAGAAAATGCCAAAAGCCGGAGTACCAGTCTTCGTTCAACCTTGAATCTTGGTGCAGAATACACCCTTCTGAATAACAAGCTTGGATTCGGTTTGTTGTCCTCCACTCAGTTCACGCAGCCCGAAGCTTACTCCGAATTAACGATCTCAGCCAACTACCGCCCGAAAAACTGGTTCGGGGTGTCATTAAGTTACTCTTTCTTGCATAGTGACTTCGAAACGTTGGGTATCGGTTTGAAATTAGGTTCTATTTTCATTGGTTCTGACTACTTGATGACCAAATCACTAGGCGATGCTAACCGGGCAAATGTCTACTTAGGTGTTAGCGTGCCTCTTGGCAAAAAACGGCAGGATTATCGCAGGAAATAA
- a CDS encoding UvrD-helicase domain-containing protein, with translation MLRVYRASAGAGKTFALTMEYFKIVFNASSEYKNVLAVTFTNKATEEMKSRIVRELNKLAEGQKSDYREELKRALKLTDEQVKERAGVLRTLILHDYGRLSVTTIDRFFQRVIKAFTRELGIFPGYNVELDSDYVLQRAVDQVMQRMNKDKELRTWITELMSDSVEDAKSWSVKNKIAELGKELFGESYMLFDKEVREKFNDRGFLKGYKMFLQGVVSRFEDRMEAFGQSACRYIEESGLHAEDFKGGKRSFINYFYKLRDKGLDKIPDSARKAIDNPDEWVTKKQDSSLRALIENVYPELNTSLRESVEYYDKNLPDYVSAVLLSKNLYQLGILNDLYGAVRDYCDEKGLMLLSDTTRLLNMLIAGNDTSFLFEKTGNFYKHIMIDEFQDTSTMQWGNFLPLVVNTLSEGGRALIVGDVKQSIYRWRNGDWRLLAEGVERDLATFGTDNVILEHNWRSCKEVVEFNNRFFVLAARQLKELYDSECGEENVYSRSITEAYHHPEQLVSRSGNGYVEIRFGGEKQEEGSDVEIMNAVVDVINDTIHRGGELKNCVILVRNGKEGAFVADYLIEYNKRENIPFPITFISNDSLYVSSSPYVELIINVLRYMVEPYDAVNRTVLLYNYRTFVRGENTSQEDLLFKAGSTDESFLDTIDLPFLREPEKLTCSSLFEITESIIEVFGLRARTEELPYLIAFQDILFDYEKNNTNSIPVFLEWWEKEKDKKVLSTSEEVDAVRILTIHKSKGLEFKTVIIPFCAWDLDDTRHGRRIWCQNREKGFRELEYAPLNYSSKLLDSHFREDYLHEHVKAYVDNLNLLYVAFTRAERELYVLPYAPKITKEGKPSDIGAFLFQVLETGEIPEWNSENSSLVIGEKQLITGKEKVEDDNTLSLAEYPIYELNERVSVRYKYEDYTDPEKTETSAVDEGKILHEIFRRIETVEDVDRAVNNMYASGLLTSVERADYREQVVAYLNNTPHSEWFDGKYKVINERDILFCHSGKARPDRVMIDGKKAIVVDYKFGQKEEKSYIRQVGFYCKTLRQMGYTDVSGYIWYVPLGKVVSV, from the coding sequence ATGTTGCGTGTATATCGGGCTTCCGCCGGTGCGGGGAAGACTTTTGCTTTGACGATGGAATATTTCAAGATCGTTTTTAACGCTTCTTCCGAGTATAAAAACGTGCTTGCCGTGACCTTTACGAATAAGGCCACGGAAGAGATGAAATCCCGTATCGTGCGAGAGTTGAACAAGCTGGCAGAGGGACAGAAGAGCGATTACCGGGAGGAACTTAAACGGGCGCTGAAATTGACAGACGAGCAGGTGAAGGAACGGGCCGGCGTGTTACGTACCTTGATCCTGCACGATTACGGGCGATTATCCGTGACAACAATCGATCGTTTTTTTCAGCGGGTAATCAAAGCGTTTACCCGTGAACTGGGAATATTTCCCGGGTATAATGTCGAGTTGGATAGTGACTACGTGTTACAGCGGGCCGTAGATCAGGTAATGCAGCGCATGAACAAGGACAAGGAGTTGAGAACGTGGATTACCGAGCTGATGAGCGATAGCGTGGAGGATGCCAAATCGTGGAGCGTGAAGAATAAGATTGCGGAACTGGGGAAGGAGTTGTTTGGCGAAAGTTACATGCTTTTTGACAAGGAAGTGAGGGAAAAGTTTAACGATCGTGGGTTCTTGAAAGGCTATAAGATGTTCTTGCAGGGCGTGGTTTCCCGTTTTGAGGATCGCATGGAGGCGTTCGGTCAATCTGCTTGCCGGTATATCGAGGAGAGTGGATTACACGCGGAGGATTTCAAAGGAGGGAAGCGAAGTTTTATAAATTATTTTTACAAGCTGCGGGACAAAGGCTTGGATAAGATTCCCGATTCTGCCCGAAAGGCAATTGATAACCCGGATGAATGGGTGACCAAAAAGCAGGACTCCTCGCTTCGGGCATTGATCGAGAATGTTTACCCGGAGCTGAACACGAGCTTGCGGGAAAGTGTTGAATATTATGACAAGAATTTGCCGGATTACGTGTCGGCGGTTCTACTTTCGAAGAATCTTTACCAACTGGGGATTTTGAATGATTTGTACGGGGCCGTGAGGGATTATTGTGACGAGAAAGGGCTTATGTTACTGAGTGACACGACCCGTTTGCTCAACATGCTGATTGCTGGGAATGACACCTCTTTCCTGTTCGAGAAAACGGGAAACTTCTACAAGCATATCATGATTGACGAGTTCCAGGATACCTCCACCATGCAATGGGGAAATTTCCTGCCACTTGTCGTGAACACCCTTTCCGAAGGGGGGAGGGCTTTGATCGTGGGCGATGTGAAGCAGAGCATTTATCGCTGGCGTAACGGAGACTGGCGTTTATTGGCAGAAGGAGTGGAGCGGGATCTGGCAACATTTGGCACGGATAACGTGATTCTCGAGCATAATTGGAGAAGTTGCAAGGAGGTGGTGGAATTCAATAACCGTTTCTTTGTCTTGGCCGCGCGGCAGTTAAAGGAATTGTACGACAGCGAATGCGGGGAAGAAAACGTGTATTCCCGTTCCATCACGGAAGCCTATCACCACCCGGAACAACTCGTGAGCCGTTCGGGAAACGGGTACGTGGAGATCCGTTTCGGTGGAGAAAAACAAGAAGAGGGAAGTGACGTGGAGATCATGAATGCAGTCGTGGATGTCATCAACGATACGATACACCGGGGCGGAGAGTTGAAAAACTGCGTGATTCTTGTGCGTAACGGTAAGGAGGGGGCTTTCGTTGCCGATTACCTGATCGAATATAACAAGCGGGAGAATATCCCTTTCCCGATCACGTTTATATCCAATGATTCGTTATACGTTTCCTCGTCACCTTACGTGGAATTAATTATTAACGTGTTGCGCTACATGGTGGAACCGTATGATGCCGTGAACCGAACCGTGTTGCTTTATAATTATCGGACCTTTGTCCGGGGAGAAAATACTTCACAGGAAGATCTTCTTTTCAAGGCCGGTAGTACGGACGAGAGTTTTCTTGACACGATTGACTTGCCTTTTTTACGGGAGCCGGAGAAATTGACCTGTAGTTCCTTGTTCGAGATCACGGAATCGATTATCGAGGTTTTCGGCTTACGGGCACGAACGGAAGAGTTGCCTTACCTGATCGCTTTTCAGGATATTCTCTTTGATTACGAGAAAAATAACACGAATAGCATCCCTGTTTTTCTTGAATGGTGGGAGAAAGAGAAGGATAAAAAGGTATTATCCACCTCGGAAGAAGTGGATGCCGTGCGTATTCTCACGATACATAAATCCAAGGGATTGGAATTCAAAACGGTTATTATCCCTTTCTGTGCATGGGATCTCGATGACACTCGTCACGGACGTCGGATATGGTGTCAAAACCGGGAGAAAGGATTCCGGGAGCTGGAATACGCACCGTTAAACTATTCCTCTAAATTGCTAGATAGCCATTTCCGTGAGGATTACCTCCATGAACACGTGAAAGCTTACGTGGATAATTTGAATCTGCTGTACGTGGCATTCACGCGGGCGGAACGGGAGTTGTACGTTTTACCTTACGCTCCCAAGATAACGAAAGAGGGAAAACCCTCAGATATCGGTGCTTTCCTATTTCAAGTTCTGGAGACAGGCGAGATACCGGAATGGAATTCCGAAAATTCATCTCTGGTCATCGGGGAGAAGCAATTGATAACCGGTAAGGAAAAAGTGGAGGACGATAATACGTTAAGCCTGGCGGAATATCCGATTTATGAATTAAACGAGCGGGTCAGCGTACGGTATAAATATGAAGATTATACCGATCCGGAAAAGACGGAAACTTCTGCTGTTGACGAAGGGAAAATATTGCACGAGATTTTCCGTCGTATCGAAACGGTGGAGGATGTCGATCGTGCGGTAAATAATATGTATGCCTCCGGATTGCTAACCTCGGTGGAGCGTGCGGATTACCGGGAACAGGTAGTGGCTTATTTGAACAACACCCCCCATTCGGAATGGTTTGATGGGAAATATAAAGTTATTAATGAACGGGATATCCTTTTCTGTCATTCGGGAAAAGCTCGTCCTGACCGGGTTATGATTGATGGGAAAAAAGCCATTGTCGTGGATTATAAATTCGGTCAGAAGGAAGAGAAATCATATATCCGACAGGTTGGATTCTATTGTAAAACATTGCGACAGATGGGGTACACCGATGTCTCCGGTTATATCTGGTACGTTCCTTTGGGCAAAGTCGTGTCCGTGTGA
- a CDS encoding iron-containing alcohol dehydrogenase, which yields MRNFDYYNPVKILFGKGKIAEIAKWIPKGMKVMMTYGGGSIKKNGVYEQVMDALQGFDIVEFGGIEPNPKYETLMRAVELAKQENVGFLLAVGGGSVIDGTKFIAAATCFEGSEPWDIVAKGARVNAALPLGTVLTLPATGSEMNNGGVITRQATLEKLAFSSRHVFPKFSVLDPMVTYSLPMKQVANGVVDTFVHVMEQYYTFPEQAEIQDRFSESILKTLIELGPKLMHAEKPNYEDRANFMWAATMGLNGLIACGVSQDWSTHHIGHELTAFNGLDHGITLAIVLPGVMNATKIKRREKLLQYASRVWNIDTDQPDAADQAIARTEQFFNELGVKTRLSDYGVGIDTIDRIEKRFRERGNFALGGIDDVNVDNVRAILTSRL from the coding sequence ATGAGAAATTTCGATTATTACAATCCCGTAAAAATCCTTTTCGGGAAAGGAAAAATTGCCGAGATCGCGAAATGGATTCCGAAAGGAATGAAAGTTATGATGACCTACGGTGGTGGAAGCATCAAGAAAAACGGTGTCTATGAACAAGTGATGGATGCGTTGCAAGGATTTGATATTGTAGAGTTCGGGGGTATAGAACCGAATCCGAAATACGAGACATTGATGCGGGCCGTGGAACTGGCAAAGCAAGAAAACGTGGGATTTCTTCTAGCTGTGGGTGGGGGTTCCGTGATTGATGGAACAAAATTTATTGCCGCCGCCACTTGTTTCGAAGGGAGTGAACCTTGGGACATCGTGGCAAAAGGAGCACGGGTGAATGCAGCTCTCCCGTTGGGAACCGTGCTGACTCTTCCGGCTACAGGATCGGAAATGAATAATGGAGGAGTGATCACTCGCCAAGCCACGTTAGAAAAATTGGCGTTCAGTTCTCGTCACGTGTTCCCGAAATTTTCTGTGTTAGACCCGATGGTGACTTATTCCTTACCCATGAAGCAAGTGGCTAACGGGGTGGTCGATACTTTCGTGCATGTCATGGAACAATATTATACATTCCCGGAACAAGCTGAAATTCAAGATCGTTTCTCGGAATCCATTTTGAAAACCCTGATTGAACTGGGACCGAAATTGATGCATGCCGAGAAGCCGAATTATGAGGATCGGGCCAACTTCATGTGGGCCGCCACGATGGGCTTGAACGGGTTGATTGCCTGCGGGGTATCGCAGGATTGGTCAACCCACCATATCGGTCATGAATTGACCGCTTTCAACGGGTTGGATCACGGGATCACGTTGGCGATTGTTCTACCGGGAGTGATGAATGCCACGAAGATCAAACGTCGCGAGAAACTGTTGCAATATGCCTCACGCGTGTGGAATATTGACACGGATCAGCCCGATGCTGCCGATCAGGCAATTGCTCGTACGGAACAATTTTTTAATGAATTGGGCGTGAAGACCCGCTTGTCTGATTACGGCGTGGGTATCGACACGATCGACCGTATCGAAAAGCGTTTCCGTGAGCGGGGAAATTTTGCCTTAGGCGGAATCGACGATGTGAACGTGGATAACGTGAGAGCGATATTAACTTCTAGACTTTAA
- a CDS encoding DUF6340 family protein, whose amino-acid sequence MGNNVRCRVKAAWRTIGACLLLGGIVSCSSYKILDIDVLHPGKLNVGTKNAQILFIDRKLVHQLDSLTAHQLFSSLRLRRNEVVNHFYNGVRDGLRNGVQPILLVKGLGLNTEYIPDGYTPAPISPEGIAALEKVSGQMYILSVEYCKFGVDDAGRLMLDSNLFVRLYDPEGVVVDSATTHKLDDVDETLFEGNSYDIICNFFYNNGVKYAERLTPTWKPEERRIYTNNRLLNLGYYYFENENDEEARRIWNAALNLKPKVAASAAVNLAWFYEKDGNFSSAKALLEAALKTLQANNISNGLSVYITDYIKRLEKRIKDETKIMEQL is encoded by the coding sequence ATGGGAAATAATGTCAGATGTAGAGTGAAGGCGGCTTGGCGAACAATAGGGGCGTGTCTGTTATTGGGAGGCATCGTGTCATGCAGTAGTTACAAAATATTGGATATTGACGTGTTGCATCCGGGGAAGTTGAACGTCGGAACCAAGAACGCCCAGATTTTGTTTATCGACCGGAAACTGGTACATCAGTTGGATTCTCTCACCGCTCACCAGTTGTTCTCTAGTTTGCGGTTACGGAGAAACGAAGTCGTCAATCATTTCTATAACGGGGTGCGTGACGGATTGCGTAACGGTGTACAGCCTATTTTATTGGTTAAAGGGTTAGGATTGAACACGGAATATATTCCGGACGGATATACCCCCGCACCTATTTCACCGGAAGGTATTGCCGCGTTGGAAAAAGTTTCCGGACAAATGTATATACTCTCGGTGGAATACTGTAAGTTCGGGGTGGATGATGCGGGTCGGTTGATGCTTGATTCCAACCTCTTTGTGCGTTTATATGACCCGGAGGGTGTCGTGGTGGATTCTGCAACTACCCACAAGTTGGACGACGTGGACGAGACACTCTTCGAGGGAAACAGTTATGATATAATTTGTAATTTCTTTTACAATAACGGGGTGAAATATGCAGAACGTTTAACGCCAACCTGGAAGCCTGAAGAGCGTAGGATTTACACGAATAACCGTCTGTTGAATCTCGGTTACTACTATTTTGAAAACGAAAATGACGAAGAGGCCCGGCGAATATGGAATGCGGCTTTGAACCTGAAACCCAAGGTTGCGGCTAGTGCCGCGGTGAACCTGGCATGGTTCTACGAAAAGGATGGTAACTTCTCGTCGGCGAAGGCGTTATTGGAAGCGGCATTGAAAACACTGCAAGCGAATAACATCAGTAATGGTTTATCCGTATATATTACGGATTACATAAAGCGTTTGGAGAAACGCATCAAGGATGAAACCAAAATTATGGAACAGTTATAA
- the fabG gene encoding 3-oxoacyl-[acyl-carrier-protein] reductase, with protein sequence MKLLEGKTAIITGASRGIGKAVALEFARQGANIAFTDLRYDEIAQETEKEIAALGVKAKMYASNAADFAATNATVDEIVKEFGRVDILVNNAGITKDTLLMRMSEEQWDAVINVNLKSVFNFTKAVSAVMLRQKSGSIISMSSVVGVSGNAGQANYAASKAGIIGFTKSVAKELGSRNIRANAVAPGFIITDMTAQLPEDVRKEWAAKIPLKRGGTPEDIAKVCVFLASDLSAYVTGQTIHVCGGMNM encoded by the coding sequence ATGAAGTTATTAGAAGGAAAGACTGCCATTATCACGGGGGCATCAAGAGGAATCGGAAAGGCTGTGGCATTGGAATTTGCCCGTCAAGGAGCGAACATCGCTTTCACCGATTTAAGATATGATGAAATAGCTCAAGAAACCGAAAAAGAAATTGCTGCTTTGGGTGTGAAAGCTAAAATGTACGCTTCCAATGCTGCCGATTTCGCGGCTACGAATGCTACCGTGGATGAGATTGTTAAAGAATTCGGACGTGTAGATATACTTGTAAATAATGCCGGTATCACGAAAGATACCTTGTTAATGCGCATGAGCGAAGAACAATGGGATGCCGTGATTAACGTGAATTTGAAATCCGTGTTTAATTTCACGAAGGCCGTGTCTGCCGTTATGTTACGTCAAAAATCAGGTTCCATCATCAGCATGAGTTCCGTGGTGGGTGTGAGTGGTAACGCTGGACAAGCAAACTACGCTGCCTCCAAAGCCGGAATTATCGGATTTACAAAGAGCGTGGCTAAAGAACTTGGTTCGCGTAATATTCGTGCCAACGCTGTTGCTCCGGGATTCATCATTACCGATATGACCGCACAATTACCAGAAGACGTGCGTAAGGAATGGGCTGCCAAAATTCCGTTGAAGAGAGGTGGTACTCCGGAAGATATCGCGAAAGTATGCGTGTTCTTGGCTTCTGATTTGTCTGCTTATGTGACAGGTCAAACAATCCATGTTTGCGGTGGAATGAACATGTAG
- a CDS encoding DUF5053 domain-containing protein, which yields MEQVLNDIERLKLSYREAKTGKEKEAILNEVSVLASKDNDSFSKAVVESIKATNKEAQEYIIKEKLKDILGIISASYIAKNYFNKTTAWFYQRLNNNIVNGKQARFSKEEIEVLRHALKDISCKINNSAAQLVI from the coding sequence ATGGAACAGGTATTAAACGACATAGAAAGACTAAAATTAAGTTACAGGGAGGCAAAGACAGGGAAAGAGAAAGAAGCTATACTTAACGAGGTTAGCGTGTTAGCAAGTAAAGACAACGATAGCTTTTCAAAAGCGGTTGTTGAATCAATTAAAGCGACTAACAAGGAGGCACAAGAATATATTATTAAAGAGAAACTTAAAGACATTCTAGGCATTATATCAGCTAGTTACATAGCTAAGAATTACTTCAACAAAACAACCGCTTGGTTTTATCAAAGACTTAACAACAACATCGTAAACGGGAAACAAGCAAGGTTCAGTAAAGAAGAAATTGAAGTACTTAGGCACGCTTTGAAAGATATTAGTTGCAAGATAAATAATTCAGCCGCTCAATTGGTTATCTGA
- a CDS encoding recombinase family protein, producing MGQKKNIAIYCRVSTQMQTTDRQQEELTKLANERSDWNYSNGYSTVDICSLFNSEVF from the coding sequence ATGGGACAGAAAAAAAATATTGCTATCTATTGTCGAGTGAGCACGCAAATGCAGACTACCGACAGACAACAAGAAGAGTTAACTAAGTTGGCGAATGAAAGGAGTGATTGGAATTATTCAAATGGTTATTCAACTGTTGATATTTGTTCGCTATTTAATAGTGAAGTGTTCTAG
- a CDS encoding alanyl-tRNA editing protein: METSININRTSPKFQDMLLAPMHTAEHLLNSQMVKYFHCERSFSAHIEKKKSKCDYHFTTAPSAEDIATVEQAVNDIIQQNINVEEIFYPIDQVPACINLTRLPEPGIKTVRVIRIGDYDQCACIGLHVTNTAEIGTFRIISFDFNDGVLRIRFKLGK, encoded by the coding sequence ATGGAAACAAGCATAAATATTAATCGAACAAGTCCCAAATTTCAGGATATGTTACTCGCACCTATGCATACAGCAGAACACCTTTTAAATTCTCAGATGGTCAAATACTTCCATTGTGAACGTTCTTTCTCTGCCCATATCGAGAAAAAGAAATCCAAATGTGATTACCACTTCACGACAGCTCCTTCCGCAGAAGACATTGCCACCGTGGAGCAAGCGGTAAATGACATCATACAACAGAATATCAACGTGGAAGAAATCTTCTATCCGATCGATCAAGTGCCGGCTTGCATCAATCTCACTCGCCTTCCTGAACCGGGAATCAAGACGGTACGAGTAATTCGTATCGGGGATTACGATCAATGCGCCTGTATCGGTCTTCATGTCACCAACACGGCCGAGATCGGAACTTTCCGCATCATCTCGTTCGATTTCAATGATGGAGTATTACGCATTCGTTTCAAGCTCGGAAAATAA
- the pta gene encoding phosphate acetyltransferase, whose protein sequence is MNLLEQIKENAKKYNKRIVLPEGTEERTLKAADILIGEGIAQIILIGNPAEIKALAEKFDLKNIGKATIIDPANHEKKEAYADLLVELRKSKGMTKEQAMKLVLDPLYLATLMIKSGDADGEVAGAKNATGDVLRPALQIVKTLPGMSVVSGAFLLLTNKPEYGENGLIVCADCAVLPNPTAEELAQIAVATAGTARAIAKIEPRVAMLSFSTKGSAKNELVDKVVKATELAKQMAPDVMIDGEMQADAALVASVGASKAPGSPVAGKANVLIFPSLEVGNISYKLVQRIAGIEAVGPVLQGMAAPINDLSRGCSVSDIVNLVAITVNQAAAK, encoded by the coding sequence ATGAATCTCCTTGAACAAATCAAAGAAAATGCGAAGAAGTACAACAAACGCATTGTACTTCCGGAAGGAACAGAAGAACGTACGTTGAAAGCAGCTGACATCCTGATCGGTGAAGGTATCGCTCAAATCATCCTGATCGGTAATCCGGCTGAAATTAAAGCATTGGCCGAGAAATTCGATTTGAAAAACATCGGTAAAGCCACGATCATCGATCCTGCAAACCACGAGAAAAAGGAAGCGTATGCAGACCTTTTGGTTGAACTTCGCAAAAGTAAAGGTATGACAAAAGAACAAGCCATGAAGCTCGTTCTTGACCCACTATACCTTGCCACTTTGATGATCAAGAGCGGTGATGCTGACGGAGAAGTTGCCGGAGCAAAGAATGCTACCGGAGACGTGTTACGTCCCGCGTTACAGATCGTGAAAACCTTACCGGGTATGTCTGTTGTATCAGGAGCATTTCTGTTATTAACCAATAAACCTGAATACGGGGAAAACGGTTTGATCGTATGTGCTGACTGCGCCGTGTTGCCAAACCCGACTGCTGAAGAATTGGCACAAATCGCCGTGGCTACTGCCGGAACGGCCAGAGCTATCGCTAAAATCGAGCCGAGAGTTGCCATGTTAAGTTTCTCTACCAAGGGGTCTGCTAAAAATGAATTGGTAGACAAAGTAGTGAAAGCAACCGAACTCGCCAAACAGATGGCTCCCGACGTGATGATTGACGGTGAAATGCAAGCCGATGCAGCTCTCGTGGCATCTGTAGGTGCTAGCAAAGCTCCGGGAAGCCCTGTAGCCGGTAAAGCCAACGTATTGATTTTCCCCAGTCTTGAAGTCGGAAACATCAGCTATAAACTGGTACAACGCATCGCGGGAATCGAAGCCGTTGGTCCAGTACTTCAAGGTATGGCAGCCCCGATCAACGATTTGTCAAGAGGTTGTTCAGTAAGTGACATTGTGAATCTCGTTGCCATCACGGTAAATCAAGCCGCGGCAAAATAA